The proteins below are encoded in one region of Syntrophotalea carbinolica DSM 2380:
- the nifU gene encoding Fe-S cluster assembly protein NifU, with product MWDYSDKVKDHFLNPRNVGEVEDPDGIGEVGSLACGDALRLTFKLDEQGRIKEVKFKTFGCASAIASSSALTEIIKGMTLEEAEKVNNQDLAEFLGGLPEEKMHCSVMGKEALEAAIANYRGEAAVKEEYDIVCKCFGVTDKEIERVARENSLTTVEQITDFTKAGGGCQACHPKIENILKQLWGSKPAEPVEVRLPKGKKLSNLQKIRLIEEILEREILPPIRSDGGDLELIDIDGSKVLVALRGTCSFCPQSSFTLKHFVEAKLREFVSPEIEVEEVKP from the coding sequence ATGTGGGATTATAGCGATAAAGTCAAAGATCACTTTCTCAATCCTCGCAATGTTGGTGAAGTCGAAGATCCGGACGGTATCGGCGAAGTCGGCTCGCTGGCGTGTGGCGACGCGTTGCGGCTGACCTTCAAGCTGGACGAACAGGGCCGCATCAAGGAGGTCAAATTCAAAACCTTCGGTTGCGCCAGCGCTATCGCATCGTCCTCAGCCCTGACCGAAATCATCAAAGGCATGACCCTGGAGGAAGCGGAAAAGGTCAACAACCAGGACCTCGCCGAATTTCTTGGCGGCCTGCCGGAAGAGAAAATGCACTGCTCCGTCATGGGCAAGGAAGCTTTGGAAGCCGCCATTGCCAATTACCGTGGCGAAGCGGCCGTCAAGGAAGAATACGACATCGTCTGCAAATGCTTTGGCGTCACCGATAAAGAAATCGAGCGGGTAGCCAGGGAGAACAGTCTCACCACGGTCGAGCAGATCACGGATTTCACCAAGGCCGGCGGCGGCTGCCAGGCCTGCCATCCAAAGATCGAAAATATACTGAAACAACTATGGGGCAGCAAACCGGCCGAACCGGTGGAAGTACGCCTGCCGAAAGGCAAAAAGCTGTCCAACCTGCAGAAAATCCGCCTCATCGAGGAAATCCTGGAGCGGGAGATCCTGCCGCCGATCCGCTCCGATGGCGGCGACCTGGAATTGATCGACATCGACGGCAGCAAGGTTCTGGTGGCGCTGCGCGGCACCTGCTCCTTCTGTCCGCAATCGAGCTTTACCCTCAAGCATTTTGTGGAAGCCAAACTGCGTGAATTCGTCAGCCCCGAAATCGAGGTGGAGGAGGTGAAACCATGA
- a CDS encoding permease, with protein MENQASAASESQNTPRKSFIGVKIGLFLIAWFMIYHQLLPLSRFLTYDLLGLQAGGHLGSAVEFFLYDTPKVLMLLVLVVFGVGILRSFITPELTRKILAGRRESTGNVLAALLGVVTPFCSCSAVPLFIGFVTAGIPLGITFSFLISAPMVNEIALVLLFGLLGWKVAALYFITGIVIATVAGWIIGRLKLENHVEDWVREMQVNQAAMPDEVLSWEERISFGIDAVRDIVGRVWPYVVIGILAGAAIHGFVPENFMAGIMGKSAWWSVPVSVLIGVPMYTNAAGMIPVVEALLGKGAALGTVLAFMMSVIALSFPEMVILRKVLKPRLIGTFIGVVGVGILLVGYLFNLVI; from the coding sequence ATGGAAAATCAAGCCAGCGCGGCCTCGGAATCGCAAAATACACCCCGGAAAAGTTTTATCGGTGTCAAAATCGGCCTGTTCCTCATCGCCTGGTTTATGATCTACCATCAGCTTTTGCCTCTGTCGCGGTTTCTCACCTATGATCTGCTCGGGTTGCAGGCGGGAGGGCACCTCGGCTCGGCGGTGGAGTTTTTCCTCTACGACACCCCAAAGGTATTGATGTTGCTGGTGCTGGTGGTGTTCGGTGTCGGCATTTTGCGCAGCTTTATTACGCCGGAGCTGACCCGGAAAATCCTGGCCGGCCGGCGGGAATCCACCGGCAATGTATTGGCCGCTCTGCTCGGCGTGGTGACGCCCTTTTGTTCCTGTTCGGCGGTGCCGCTGTTTATCGGATTCGTCACCGCCGGCATCCCTCTGGGGATAACCTTCTCCTTCCTGATCTCGGCTCCTATGGTCAACGAGATCGCCCTGGTGTTGCTGTTCGGCTTGTTGGGCTGGAAGGTCGCCGCTCTGTACTTTATTACCGGGATAGTGATTGCCACGGTGGCCGGTTGGATCATCGGACGTTTGAAACTTGAGAATCATGTGGAAGACTGGGTGCGGGAGATGCAGGTCAATCAGGCGGCCATGCCCGACGAGGTCCTGTCGTGGGAAGAACGGATCAGCTTCGGCATCGACGCGGTAAGGGATATTGTCGGCAGAGTCTGGCCGTACGTGGTGATCGGCATTCTGGCCGGAGCCGCCATCCACGGATTCGTGCCGGAGAATTTCATGGCCGGCATCATGGGCAAGAGCGCCTGGTGGTCGGTCCCCGTATCGGTATTGATCGGGGTTCCCATGTACACCAACGCCGCCGGCATGATTCCGGTGGTCGAGGCGCTGCTCGGCAAGGGCGCCGCCCTGGGTACCGTCCTGGCCTTCATGATGAGCGTCATCGCTCTTTCGTTTCCGGAAATGGTCATCCTTCGCAAAGTGCTCAAGCCGCGACTGATCGGAACCTTTATCGGAGTGGTCGGAGTGGGAATTCTGCTGGTCGGTTACCTGTTCAATCTTGTCATTTGA
- a CDS encoding ArsR/SmtB family transcription factor, producing MKKTTDLFKALAHETRLHILCLLLDGEVCVCKIMEILDLPQSTASRHLAILKNAGLVEDRRDGTWVHYSLAHGHDALADRLLAVLGAHLPQTKEGARNRQRLLEALHRKNCA from the coding sequence ATGAAAAAAACGACGGACCTTTTTAAAGCCTTGGCCCACGAGACACGGTTGCATATTCTCTGCCTGCTGCTCGACGGGGAGGTGTGTGTCTGCAAGATCATGGAGATTCTGGATCTGCCTCAATCGACCGCTTCCCGCCATCTGGCTATTTTGAAGAACGCCGGGCTGGTTGAGGATCGCCGCGACGGCACCTGGGTGCACTACTCTCTTGCCCATGGCCACGACGCCCTGGCGGACCGATTGTTGGCTGTTCTGGGGGCGCATCTGCCGCAGACCAAAGAGGGAGCCAGGAATCGCCAGAGGCTCCTGGAGGCATTGCACCGGAAAAATTGCGCCTGA
- a CDS encoding ArnT family glycosyltransferase — translation MSPLHPDHEHPLPTEFSRGTTRRVLLIVGALLTFYLAGVFTQGFDRDEWQTMVAAAGVADGSTLYTDIWDNHGPLLTVVLGGLIKWLDTQDHMLLMFGGRLLMLAMLVVILWLTGRLARRAWPDSPLAAPLAMAVLLCSQVFFGKGLEIRPDVPLLLAWTTSLWLLQRGFDHNRNLDFLLAGTVLGVGFAFSLKTLLLGAACGVALLVVVIRRRRLYPLWLLTFGLGVLPAPVTMLLWLRQAGSLPAFLDSYLGQNFDRIAESWLLGLKKAWQAEELLLLTLTAAALYAVRRLKKTSLPEGIIALLAVSGTLLLLFLRLPTHYEQSLLPILPAAAVIIAWAIGQWLLLARKTRWQLPLHSVLLLLAIASCFDHAWFRHDSDEDLRIARIRTELLPDEALLFEGVGLPLFQPRPFIYKAFVNTLCQRIREGQLDIDPVHELDRNDVGYAAWDKRVAKMGDDIRAFLQNNFLPLRDGGLLAAGTVLPATSEGKIRWKVCIAGRYFLETGAPPGDLRVDGLPVGDVVDLTDGPHTFAWTGDHAVVLSIAPPRYWAARDAVTAWKTGPLPRP, via the coding sequence TTGAGTCCCCTTCACCCTGATCACGAGCACCCTTTACCGACGGAATTTTCCCGCGGCACAACGCGGCGAGTACTGCTGATCGTTGGCGCACTGCTGACCTTTTATCTGGCCGGGGTCTTCACCCAAGGCTTCGATCGGGACGAGTGGCAAACCATGGTAGCGGCGGCCGGCGTTGCCGATGGCAGCACCCTCTACACCGATATCTGGGACAATCACGGCCCCTTGTTGACGGTTGTCCTGGGTGGTCTGATCAAATGGCTCGACACGCAGGATCACATGCTGCTGATGTTTGGCGGGCGCCTGCTGATGCTGGCTATGCTGGTCGTGATCCTGTGGCTGACCGGCCGACTGGCACGGCGCGCCTGGCCCGACAGCCCCCTTGCCGCTCCTCTGGCCATGGCGGTGCTGCTCTGCAGTCAGGTGTTTTTCGGAAAAGGCCTGGAAATACGTCCGGATGTGCCACTATTGCTGGCCTGGACCACAAGTTTGTGGCTGCTGCAGCGCGGCTTCGACCATAACCGCAACCTCGACTTTTTGCTGGCCGGTACGGTGCTGGGGGTCGGTTTTGCCTTCAGTCTCAAAACCCTGCTGTTGGGAGCGGCGTGCGGCGTAGCCCTACTGGTGGTGGTGATCCGGCGCCGGCGACTGTATCCCCTGTGGCTGCTCACTTTTGGCCTGGGGGTGCTCCCTGCTCCCGTGACCATGTTGCTGTGGCTGCGCCAGGCAGGCTCCCTGCCGGCTTTTCTGGACAGTTATCTGGGGCAGAACTTCGATCGCATCGCCGAATCGTGGCTGCTGGGACTCAAAAAAGCCTGGCAGGCAGAGGAGTTGCTGCTGTTGACGCTGACAGCGGCGGCCTTGTATGCCGTGCGGCGCCTGAAAAAGACATCCCTGCCGGAAGGGATAATCGCTCTGTTGGCCGTTTCGGGCACCCTGCTGCTTCTGTTTCTGCGGCTCCCCACCCACTATGAACAGAGTCTGCTGCCGATTTTGCCGGCCGCGGCGGTGATCATTGCCTGGGCTATCGGTCAATGGTTGCTGCTGGCAAGAAAGACACGCTGGCAGCTGCCCCTGCACAGCGTATTGCTGCTGCTGGCCATCGCCAGCTGTTTTGACCACGCCTGGTTCCGGCATGACAGCGATGAGGACCTGCGCATTGCCCGGATACGCACGGAACTGCTGCCTGATGAGGCGCTGCTATTTGAAGGTGTGGGGCTGCCTCTGTTTCAGCCAAGACCTTTTATCTACAAGGCCTTCGTCAACACCCTGTGCCAACGCATCCGCGAGGGACAACTGGACATCGACCCGGTTCATGAACTGGATCGCAACGATGTCGGCTACGCCGCCTGGGACAAACGGGTAGCGAAAATGGGCGACGACATACGGGCTTTTTTGCAGAACAACTTCCTGCCCCTGCGTGACGGAGGGCTGCTGGCGGCCGGTACGGTTCTGCCGGCGACAAGCGAAGGCAAAATCCGCTGGAAGGTCTGCATCGCCGGACGCTATTTCCTGGAAACCGGCGCCCCGCCCGGCGACCTGCGGGTCGACGGACTGCCGGTGGGCGACGTCGTTGATCTGACCGACGGTCCCCACACCTTTGCCTGGACCGGCGACCACGCCGTTGTTCTAAGTATCGCCCCGCCCCGCTACTGGGCGGCCCGCGATGCCGTTACCGCCTGGAAAACCGGACCGCTGCCCCGGCCCTAA
- a CDS encoding heterodisulfide reductase-related iron-sulfur binding cluster, which translates to MDRKVDKKQKTPQEVLRDVMRLCADCDTCRTMMEEDCAFFIELYRLVDQEQEEGIPITESQLRYLAELCTLCGLCPCPKVPMDVMEAKTRYVEREGLPLATRLLNDVPRMARLCGTFPRLVKAMQENKILGPLLRKATRIHPDRQWPSFPQQNFFKWAAAKGLDKPQNGDHQVAYFVGCTAGYLFPQIGRSVVEILQHNGANVYVPPQQCCGMPFLVEGDRNRTLQLARTNMEKLLESVRGGDDLIYSCPTCGFFLKRLLKDRAYYSDVFQKSVNAVEGELKVPAPEKGENQFWHLKKSMYHDILKDDGYFSSIDPMDRIQLADHLFDFGIYLARLHAEGKLATDFAPLPERMAYFAPCHLREQKMGRPYLDLLKMVPGLDIEEVGSDYDCCGMGGIFGFKEHFHQKSLDLGAPLMKKIRAHDPQAIVTDCMSCRLQFSHCLPYPVYHPVEVLARAYRSEGSQVNRQE; encoded by the coding sequence ATGGATCGAAAAGTGGATAAAAAACAAAAGACGCCGCAGGAAGTTCTCCGTGACGTTATGCGATTATGCGCTGACTGTGACACCTGCCGCACCATGATGGAGGAGGATTGCGCATTTTTCATCGAACTCTACCGGCTTGTTGATCAGGAGCAGGAAGAAGGAATCCCCATTACCGAATCGCAACTGCGTTACCTGGCCGAACTCTGTACTCTGTGCGGCTTGTGTCCCTGTCCGAAAGTCCCCATGGATGTGATGGAGGCCAAGACCCGCTATGTTGAACGGGAGGGCCTTCCCCTGGCAACGCGCCTGCTCAATGATGTCCCACGCATGGCCCGACTGTGCGGTACTTTTCCCCGCCTGGTTAAAGCCATGCAGGAGAATAAGATCCTCGGTCCTTTGTTGCGCAAAGCGACCCGCATCCACCCTGACCGGCAATGGCCCTCCTTTCCTCAACAGAATTTTTTCAAGTGGGCGGCAGCCAAGGGGCTGGACAAGCCGCAAAACGGCGATCACCAAGTCGCCTACTTTGTTGGTTGTACCGCAGGGTATCTGTTCCCCCAGATTGGTCGTAGCGTGGTGGAGATCCTGCAACACAATGGTGCTAACGTCTATGTGCCGCCACAGCAATGTTGCGGTATGCCCTTCCTGGTGGAGGGGGACCGCAATCGTACCCTGCAGTTGGCCCGAACCAATATGGAGAAGCTGCTTGAATCGGTGCGCGGCGGCGATGACCTCATTTACTCCTGCCCTACCTGCGGCTTTTTCCTGAAAAGACTGCTCAAGGACAGGGCATATTATTCCGATGTGTTCCAGAAGTCGGTCAACGCGGTTGAGGGCGAATTGAAGGTTCCCGCTCCCGAAAAAGGCGAGAACCAGTTCTGGCACCTGAAAAAATCCATGTATCACGACATCCTGAAGGACGATGGGTATTTTTCTTCCATCGACCCCATGGATCGTATTCAACTTGCCGATCATCTCTTCGATTTCGGCATTTACCTGGCGCGCCTTCATGCCGAAGGGAAGCTCGCCACCGACTTCGCACCCCTGCCTGAGCGCATGGCTTATTTTGCACCGTGTCATTTGCGGGAGCAAAAAATGGGGCGGCCTTACCTCGATCTGCTGAAGATGGTTCCCGGACTGGACATCGAAGAGGTCGGCAGCGATTACGACTGCTGCGGCATGGGAGGCATTTTCGGCTTCAAGGAACATTTTCACCAGAAGTCCCTGGATCTGGGAGCACCGCTGATGAAAAAGATCCGAGCGCATGATCCGCAGGCCATCGTCACCGACTGCATGAGTTGCCGATTGCAGTTCAGTCACTGCCTGCCCTATCCCGTATATCACCCGGTTGAAGTGCTGGCCAGGGCCTATCGCAGCGAGGGGTCGCAAGTCAACCGGCAGGAATAA
- a CDS encoding glycosyltransferase family 2 protein, translating into MTKLIIQIPCYNEEQTLEIALRQLPRSLPGIDCVEWLIIDDGSTDRTVEVARACGVDHIVSHPRNLGLARAFMTGLEAALKAGADIIVNTDADNQYEASDIPKLLEPILQQRAELVIGARPISTTEHFSPIKKLLQKFGSWVVRQASGTAVDDAPSGFRAISRTAATRLVVFNRYTYTLETIIQAGRQGMAIASVPIRTNEDLRPSRLVKSIRSYVQRSLQTILRISVIYSPGRFFAALAVLAGLAGVFFMGRFGWFFLQGAEDSHVPSVVLGLAGMGAALLLAIVGILADLLAVNRKLLEDVRRRLIELSLDGAASKPPCDATQRVASPLPADTKATGSNTQTPCSPKQPL; encoded by the coding sequence ATGACCAAGTTGATCATTCAGATTCCCTGCTATAACGAAGAACAAACCCTGGAAATCGCCCTGCGGCAATTGCCCCGCAGTCTGCCGGGCATTGACTGCGTGGAGTGGCTGATCATCGACGATGGGTCGACGGATCGCACCGTTGAGGTGGCGCGCGCCTGCGGTGTCGATCATATCGTAAGCCACCCCCGCAACCTCGGTCTGGCCCGGGCTTTCATGACCGGCCTGGAGGCCGCGCTGAAAGCCGGCGCCGATATCATTGTCAACACCGATGCCGACAACCAGTACGAAGCGTCCGATATTCCCAAACTCCTCGAACCGATCCTGCAGCAGCGTGCCGAACTGGTGATCGGAGCACGGCCCATATCCACCACCGAGCATTTTTCCCCGATCAAAAAACTGCTGCAGAAATTCGGCAGCTGGGTGGTACGCCAGGCCAGCGGCACCGCGGTGGACGATGCGCCGAGCGGCTTTCGTGCCATCAGCCGCACCGCCGCCACCCGTCTGGTGGTCTTTAACCGTTACACCTACACGCTGGAAACCATTATCCAGGCAGGTCGCCAGGGAATGGCCATCGCCTCGGTACCGATCCGCACCAACGAAGACCTGCGTCCCTCGCGGCTGGTGAAAAGTATCCGCTCCTACGTACAGCGCTCCCTGCAGACCATTCTGCGCATTTCCGTGATCTATTCGCCCGGACGGTTTTTTGCCGCCCTTGCCGTGCTGGCCGGACTGGCCGGCGTATTTTTCATGGGACGTTTCGGATGGTTCTTCCTGCAAGGCGCCGAGGACAGCCATGTGCCCTCGGTGGTGCTCGGACTGGCGGGGATGGGGGCGGCGCTGCTGCTGGCTATTGTCGGGATCCTGGCCGATTTGCTGGCCGTCAATCGCAAACTGCTGGAAGATGTGCGACGCCGCCTGATCGAACTCAGTCTGGACGGTGCTGCGTCGAAACCGCCCTGCGACGCCACGCAGCGAGTTGCCAGCCCACTGCCGGCAGACACAAAAGCGACAGGATCCAATACGCAAACGCCGTGTAGCCCAAAGCAACCATTGTAG
- the nifS gene encoding cysteine desulfurase NifS: MRTVYLDNNATTRTAPEVVEAMLPFFSDLYGNPSSMHFFGGQVGRHVKQAREQVAALIGAHPDEIVFTSCGTESDNAAIMGTLYSYPEKKHIVISRVEHPAVLNVAHQLQARGYRITELGVDREGQLDLDELRTVLTDDTALVSIMSANNETGVLFPIDEIAAIVHERGIPFHTDAVQSIGKIPMDMAKSPIDMLSLSGHKLHAPKGVGALYIRKGTRFAPFVVGGHQEAGRRGGTENVPYIIGLGRAAQFAMDHLQEENTRVKALRDRLEAELLKSIPNTMVNGDVKNRLPNTCNLSFEYIEGESILMLLSDEGICASSGSACTSGSLQPSHVLRALGVPFTAAHGSVRFSLSVYNNQEDIDHVIATLPPIIQRLRDISPFWKDYVEGKPMSSFLTGGDIEHHVHG, from the coding sequence ATGAGGACCGTCTATCTCGACAACAACGCCACCACCCGCACCGCGCCGGAAGTGGTTGAGGCGATGCTGCCCTTTTTCAGCGATCTGTACGGCAACCCCTCAAGCATGCACTTTTTCGGCGGCCAGGTCGGACGCCACGTCAAGCAGGCGCGGGAGCAGGTGGCGGCCCTGATCGGCGCCCATCCGGACGAAATCGTCTTCACCAGCTGCGGCACCGAAAGCGACAACGCCGCCATCATGGGGACCCTCTACTCCTACCCGGAGAAAAAACATATCGTCATCTCGCGGGTCGAGCACCCGGCGGTTCTCAACGTCGCCCACCAATTGCAGGCCCGCGGCTACCGGATTACCGAACTGGGGGTCGATCGCGAGGGCCAGCTTGACCTTGACGAGCTGCGTACGGTGCTGACCGACGACACGGCCCTGGTCAGCATCATGTCCGCCAACAACGAAACCGGCGTGCTGTTCCCCATCGACGAAATCGCCGCTATCGTGCACGAACGCGGCATCCCCTTCCACACCGACGCCGTGCAGTCCATCGGCAAGATTCCCATGGATATGGCCAAAAGCCCCATCGACATGCTGTCGCTGTCCGGCCACAAGTTGCACGCCCCCAAAGGCGTCGGCGCCCTCTACATCCGCAAGGGCACGCGTTTTGCCCCCTTCGTGGTCGGCGGCCACCAGGAAGCCGGCCGACGCGGCGGCACGGAAAACGTCCCTTACATCATCGGTCTGGGACGTGCGGCCCAGTTCGCCATGGATCATCTGCAGGAGGAGAACACACGCGTCAAGGCTTTGCGTGATCGTTTGGAAGCGGAATTGCTGAAAAGTATCCCCAACACCATGGTCAACGGCGATGTCAAAAACCGCCTGCCCAACACCTGTAATCTGAGCTTTGAGTATATTGAAGGGGAATCGATTCTGATGCTGCTCAGCGACGAAGGCATCTGCGCCTCGTCCGGTTCGGCCTGCACCAGCGGCTCGCTGCAACCCTCTCATGTGCTGCGTGCCCTCGGGGTACCGTTTACCGCCGCCCACGGTTCTGTACGTTTCAGCCTCAGCGTCTACAACAACCAGGAGGATATCGACCACGTCATCGCCACCCTGCCGCCCATTATCCAAAGACTGCGCGATATTTCGCCTTTCTGGAAGGATTACGTGGAGGGCAAGCCGATGAGTTCTTTTTTGACCGGCGGCGATATCGAGCATCACGTTCACGGATAG
- a CDS encoding autotransporter domain-containing protein — protein sequence MRFIPLLCLLLAFVFCNYAGGADLPSSFDLRNIDGRSYIGPVRNQKKCGSCWSFGTLAAAESTWNRVHGLYDDQAIDFSEAFLTWSLSPLYDGLHGCDGGSLDLQQNTALIEYGVPLESDFPYTMTDPGSDLHWDATRYSFLDWYRIPPSDIETTRRILYHIGAVTAGVLVEDDFYAYSGGILTNQNTAINNPLPYESSANHLVALVGWNDEPGDDGLGYWILRNSWSENWGDNGYVNIRYTTAKVALHSAYMMLEPWSGANVVLENQEDLSATPWSAGGTLNAHGLDLWGGAASSVTNRGTILAEAYAETELATARGVYLWGGPEGQVINEKLIGALASSDNNQASAYAICLQGGLVDNSGQLLALATSHADQALAFGVWAANGGNPLEIRNNGLVLAWAQNSGTNAGYGIWADSRYLTEVTNSGSIFAFADTYAVGVLLSGGPAVLNNSGTILAAASLEDPDILSGTSIGLLATKKTTILNSGTISGAYASIKSEDDTLLVLETGSDLIGTAYLKGNSDVVWLNGSGSEDTSFYGVETLLMAGDDWSLSGASAFGSIEVALGRLGVDGALAGETSVLAEGILGGNGSVTGTVANGGTVAPGHSVGHLTVVGDYAQTADGTLEIEIGDGIADLLTVTGTADLAGTLLILPDGYATGGSYTFLEAGTIAGAFETLTSAAVLSVTLDDATPGSLSLDVTRNSYTALSSPHNRGLASTLDGLRSTADGDFGSLLDSLDLALSQSALNDALASLTPRIHGLASTVILNDAQTRLGDLRRRLQRVDPDMQPEGKPSAWFEILGEDNRYGSDGGYFGAREELYGLLLGMHRSTSGGLTLGVAAAVSESRLDGRDGNDDSEIKSQQGYLYAAWREPRRADGMHMEAVVGGGLCQLDTDRSIPFAGRRPHSEHDGSLIGATFNGGYTLDVNGWIIDPGAGLSFVHLREESFRESGANSADLKIAARDNDSLQSQLGVRLSHPLRLDTLTLQPELRIEWQHEFNRKTEALQARLAGGDTFITPGRDLAGDGLLLGASLRARMSDNVFGMLDYTCDLQSHGAAGHALRLHLAVMF from the coding sequence ATGCGTTTCATTCCCCTGCTCTGCCTTCTTCTAGCTTTTGTGTTCTGCAATTACGCCGGTGGCGCGGACCTGCCCTCCTCCTTTGACCTGCGCAACATCGACGGACGCAGCTATATTGGGCCGGTGCGCAACCAGAAAAAGTGTGGCAGTTGCTGGTCCTTCGGCACCCTGGCCGCCGCCGAAAGCACCTGGAACCGGGTCCATGGCCTGTATGACGACCAGGCCATCGACTTTTCCGAAGCCTTTTTGACCTGGAGCCTGAGTCCTCTGTACGATGGCCTGCATGGGTGCGATGGCGGCAGTCTGGATCTCCAGCAAAACACGGCACTGATCGAGTATGGCGTACCACTTGAATCGGACTTTCCCTACACCATGACAGATCCAGGCAGCGATCTGCACTGGGATGCAACGCGCTATAGTTTTCTGGACTGGTACCGCATTCCCCCCAGCGACATCGAAACCACGCGCCGCATTCTCTACCACATTGGAGCGGTTACCGCCGGCGTACTGGTCGAAGATGACTTTTACGCCTACTCCGGCGGCATCTTGACCAACCAAAACACCGCCATCAACAATCCCTTGCCTTACGAATCCTCCGCCAACCACCTTGTTGCCCTGGTGGGCTGGAACGATGAACCCGGGGACGACGGTCTAGGCTATTGGATTTTACGTAACAGCTGGTCTGAAAACTGGGGGGATAACGGCTATGTAAACATCCGCTATACCACCGCCAAAGTGGCGCTGCACAGCGCCTATATGATGTTGGAACCCTGGAGCGGTGCGAATGTCGTCCTGGAAAATCAAGAAGACCTGTCGGCTACTCCCTGGAGTGCCGGCGGTACACTTAACGCTCACGGCTTGGACCTGTGGGGCGGCGCCGCCAGTAGCGTAACCAACCGGGGAACCATCCTGGCCGAAGCATACGCTGAAACCGAACTGGCCACGGCGCGCGGCGTCTATCTGTGGGGTGGACCCGAAGGCCAGGTGATTAACGAGAAGCTTATAGGAGCTTTGGCCTCCAGCGACAACAACCAGGCCAGCGCCTATGCCATCTGCCTGCAGGGCGGTCTTGTGGATAATAGCGGCCAACTGCTCGCCCTGGCCACAAGCCATGCCGACCAGGCACTGGCCTTCGGCGTATGGGCGGCCAACGGTGGCAATCCCCTGGAAATCCGCAACAACGGACTGGTGCTGGCATGGGCTCAAAACAGCGGCACCAATGCCGGCTACGGCATCTGGGCCGACAGTCGCTACCTGACCGAAGTCACCAACAGCGGCAGTATCTTCGCCTTTGCCGACACTTACGCTGTCGGTGTGCTGTTGAGCGGAGGTCCTGCTGTACTGAACAACAGCGGCACCATCCTGGCGGCAGCGTCCCTGGAAGATCCGGACATATTATCCGGCACCAGTATCGGCCTGCTGGCTACCAAGAAAACAACGATTCTCAACAGCGGCACCATCAGCGGCGCTTATGCCTCCATAAAATCCGAGGACGACACCTTACTCGTGCTGGAAACCGGATCCGATCTGATCGGAACGGCCTATCTCAAAGGAAACAGCGATGTCGTTTGGCTAAACGGCAGCGGCAGTGAAGATACGTCCTTTTACGGTGTGGAAACCCTGCTGATGGCCGGCGACGACTGGTCCCTGAGCGGCGCCTCAGCCTTCGGCAGCATCGAGGTCGCCCTGGGGCGGCTGGGGGTGGACGGCGCATTGGCGGGTGAGACATCGGTCCTGGCAGAGGGCATCCTCGGCGGCAACGGTTCGGTAACCGGCACGGTCGCCAACGGCGGCACGGTCGCGCCGGGCCATTCCGTCGGCCATCTCACCGTTGTCGGCGACTACGCGCAGACCGCCGATGGCACCCTGGAGATCGAAATCGGCGACGGCATCGCCGACCTGCTTACCGTCACCGGCACCGCCGATCTGGCCGGCACCCTGCTGATACTGCCCGACGGCTACGCCACCGGCGGCAGCTATACCTTCCTGGAGGCGGGAACCATCGCCGGCGCCTTCGAAACACTGACCAGCGCCGCGGTGCTCTCTGTCACCCTGGACGATGCCACCCCCGGCAGCCTGAGCCTCGATGTGACGCGCAACAGCTACACAGCACTGTCCTCGCCGCACAACCGGGGTCTGGCCAGCACCCTGGACGGTCTGCGGTCCACCGCCGACGGCGATTTCGGTTCCTTGCTCGACAGCCTCGATCTGGCCCTGAGTCAGTCGGCGCTCAACGACGCCCTCGCCTCTCTGACCCCGCGCATCCACGGTCTGGCCAGCACCGTGATCCTGAACGATGCGCAAACCCGCCTGGGCGATCTGCGCCGCCGCCTGCAGCGCGTCGATCCGGACATGCAGCCGGAAGGAAAGCCCTCCGCCTGGTTCGAGATCCTCGGTGAAGACAACCGCTACGGCAGCGATGGCGGGTATTTCGGCGCACGGGAAGAACTTTACGGACTGCTGCTGGGGATGCACCGATCAACCTCCGGTGGCCTGACCCTGGGCGTGGCGGCCGCCGTGTCGGAAAGCCGCCTGGACGGCCGGGACGGCAACGACGACAGCGAAATCAAAAGCCAGCAGGGATACCTTTACGCGGCCTGGCGCGAGCCGCGCCGCGCCGACGGCATGCATATGGAGGCCGTTGTGGGCGGTGGTCTCTGTCAGCTGGACACCGATCGCTCCATCCCGTTCGCCGGCCGCAGACCCCACAGCGAGCATGACGGCAGCCTGATCGGCGCCACCTTCAACGGCGGCTATACGCTAGACGTTAACGGATGGATCATCGATCCCGGCGCCGGGCTGAGCTTCGTGCATCTGCGCGAAGAGAGCTTTCGCGAATCCGGCGCCAACAGCGCCGACCTGAAGATCGCGGCGCGCGACAACGATTCCCTGCAAAGCCAGCTGGGTGTGCGTTTAAGCCATCCGTTGCGGCTCGACACCCTGACCCTGCAACCGGAACTGCGTATCGAATGGCAGCACGAATTCAATCGCAAGACCGAAGCGCTGCAGGCCCGCCTGGCCGGCGGCGACACGTTTATCACACCGGGCCGCGACCTGGCCGGCGACGGCCTGCTGCTCGGCGCCTCGCTGCGGGCCCGGATGTCCGACAACGTCTTCGGAATGCTGGACTACACCTGCGACCTGCAGAGCCACGGCGCCGCAGGTCACGCCCTGCGTCTGCACCTGGCAGTGATGTTCTGA